From a single Bacillus sp. NEB1478 genomic region:
- a CDS encoding DNA cytosine methyltransferase — protein sequence MRKKKPTVIDMFCGCGGLSRGFLDAGYDVLLGIDNNIPALRTFKENHEGAIAMDGDLFQGSTILEMAHLTNNKSIDLIIGGPPCQGFSLTGKRNENDERNTLFQSMVNAVGFFQPKAFVLENVPGLATLYNGKAKENIIKEFSEMGYKINYKVLYAPDYGIPQIRKRLFIVGLNNGMKYEFPEPVCTPDNYIPCEAAIGDLHDFENNLGSDVCNYINPPKTDYQRKMRKNSNYLFNHVGTKHTPEVIEVISQVPEGGNHKDLPPGVGESRKFNEAWTRYHSKKPSKTIDTGHRNHFHYKYNRVPTVRENARLQSFADDFRFLGNKTEQYKQVGNAVPPLLGYHLGIQLKKYLNIHGE from the coding sequence ATGAGAAAGAAAAAACCTACTGTTATAGATATGTTTTGTGGTTGCGGTGGTTTATCAAGAGGATTTTTGGATGCTGGATATGATGTTTTATTAGGTATTGATAATAATATACCTGCTTTGAGGACTTTTAAAGAAAATCATGAAGGTGCTATTGCAATGGACGGTGACTTATTTCAAGGCTCTACAATTTTAGAAATGGCCCATCTTACGAATAATAAGAGTATTGATTTAATTATTGGAGGACCACCATGTCAAGGTTTTTCGTTAACAGGAAAACGTAATGAAAATGATGAACGTAATACTCTATTCCAGTCTATGGTTAATGCGGTTGGATTTTTTCAACCTAAAGCTTTTGTGTTAGAAAATGTTCCTGGCTTAGCGACACTATATAATGGTAAAGCTAAAGAAAATATAATTAAAGAATTTTCAGAAATGGGATATAAGATTAATTATAAGGTTTTATATGCTCCTGATTACGGAATTCCACAAATAAGAAAACGGCTATTTATTGTTGGATTGAATAATGGAATGAAGTATGAGTTTCCCGAACCAGTATGTACACCAGATAATTACATACCTTGTGAAGCTGCAATTGGAGATCTACATGATTTTGAAAATAATCTGGGATCAGATGTTTGTAATTATATAAATCCTCCAAAAACAGATTATCAAAGAAAAATGAGAAAAAACTCAAATTACTTATTTAATCACGTAGGAACTAAACATACCCCCGAAGTAATTGAAGTTATTTCACAAGTTCCTGAGGGAGGGAATCATAAAGACTTACCTCCTGGTGTAGGGGAAAGCAGGAAATTTAATGAAGCATGGACTCGTTATCATAGCAAAAAACCTTCTAAGACTATTGATACAGGACATAGAAACCACTTCCATTATAAATATAATAGAGTTCCAACTGTAAGAGAGAATGCAAGACTTCAATCTTTTGCGGATGACTTCAGGTTTTTAGGTAATAAAACGGAACAATATAAACAGGTTGGTAATGCTGTTCCACCACTGTTAGGTTATCACTTAGGAATACAATTAAAAAAATATTTAAATATACATGGTGAATGA
- a CDS encoding AIPR family protein — protein sequence MITLEEFHQDFLQSILSDSESRGLLKAQSFFELVCEDLMQVGDLTNEYAMAEFIKIGSEVYGYDYDESRKIFTLINFQFFQNDEIETLTKQHVNIKFNRLKKFAELCVEGLFINLEETSDAYSLAFNIHRFMQNNLIDKFRLLVLTDGKLTKSISQIPNNLISDIVCEHQIIDITYLYSIFMSENSSGSYDIELNIPYIKVVNSSSEYQSYLGIMDGEQLFKIYDEFGQKLLEQNVRTFLQFRGGVNKGIRNTIQYKPEMFFAYNNGITATATQLETKDGYITKITDFQIVNGGQTTSAIYAAKKNSKLDISNVSVQMKLSVVNNIEKKSEFVSSVSQYANTQNKVNKSDFFSNSPFHKEMKDYSKRIWVATRGGSQKRTHWFYERVRGEYLNEQAYLTQAKKKQFQIENPKNQLIEKTFLAKSENSWDRKPHIVSKGAQYNFEDFAISVTDMLEKNHLAITENYFRDAVAKVILFRETEKIISKAAWYENAFRAQTVAYSIALLSHTIYKKKLFFDFNRVWDDQRLPIELENIMKIITREVYERITNPPPGSANIAQWCKKESCWNDVKSIEIDLEPIKKMFKDKEDVQYEQKSEKQQKELDNGIEIQAFVIQTNIEEWIQLYGYYMTNNNYKSLTITQRDILKKYSEGRISFPSEKQSKVLYNLFQKAVKEGWEVIYS from the coding sequence ATGATAACTTTAGAAGAGTTCCATCAAGATTTTTTACAATCAATTCTTTCTGATTCCGAAAGCCGTGGACTACTTAAAGCCCAATCATTTTTCGAATTAGTTTGTGAAGACCTTATGCAAGTGGGAGATTTAACAAACGAGTATGCAATGGCAGAATTTATAAAAATCGGTTCCGAAGTTTATGGATATGATTATGATGAAAGCCGAAAAATATTTACATTAATTAATTTTCAATTTTTCCAAAATGATGAAATTGAGACATTAACAAAACAACATGTAAATATAAAATTTAATAGGTTGAAAAAGTTTGCCGAGTTATGTGTGGAAGGATTATTTATAAATTTAGAAGAAACCTCTGATGCTTATTCACTGGCATTTAATATACATCGTTTTATGCAAAATAACTTAATTGATAAATTTCGTTTGCTTGTATTAACGGATGGTAAACTAACTAAAAGTATTTCCCAGATACCTAACAATTTAATATCAGATATAGTGTGTGAACATCAAATTATTGATATTACTTATTTATATAGTATCTTTATGTCTGAAAATAGTTCAGGTTCGTACGATATTGAATTAAATATCCCATATATAAAAGTTGTTAACTCATCTAGTGAATATCAGTCTTATTTAGGAATTATGGATGGGGAACAATTATTTAAAATATATGATGAATTTGGTCAAAAACTCCTCGAACAGAATGTACGTACCTTTTTGCAATTCAGAGGAGGGGTCAATAAAGGAATAAGAAATACCATACAGTATAAACCTGAAATGTTTTTTGCTTATAATAATGGGATAACTGCAACTGCAACTCAGCTGGAAACAAAAGACGGTTATATCACCAAAATTACTGATTTCCAAATTGTAAATGGCGGTCAAACAACTTCTGCTATATATGCTGCAAAAAAAAATTCGAAATTGGATATTTCAAATGTATCTGTACAAATGAAATTATCTGTTGTTAATAACATTGAGAAGAAAAGTGAGTTTGTATCAAGTGTGTCCCAGTATGCAAATACTCAAAATAAAGTTAATAAATCTGATTTCTTTTCAAATAGTCCATTTCACAAAGAAATGAAGGATTATTCCAAGCGTATATGGGTGGCTACTCGTGGAGGATCTCAGAAACGCACTCATTGGTTCTATGAAAGAGTACGTGGAGAGTATCTAAATGAACAGGCTTATTTAACCCAAGCAAAGAAAAAGCAATTTCAAATTGAAAATCCAAAGAATCAGCTAATTGAAAAGACTTTTCTAGCAAAAAGTGAAAATTCTTGGGATAGAAAACCGCATATTGTTTCAAAAGGTGCACAATATAATTTTGAAGACTTTGCAATTTCTGTAACTGATATGTTAGAGAAAAATCATTTGGCAATCACAGAAAATTATTTTAGAGATGCAGTTGCAAAGGTTATTTTATTTAGAGAAACGGAAAAAATTATTTCAAAAGCTGCATGGTATGAAAATGCTTTTAGAGCACAAACTGTTGCCTATTCAATAGCATTACTCTCTCATACTATTTATAAAAAGAAACTCTTTTTTGATTTTAATAGAGTCTGGGATGATCAACGATTACCAATTGAACTAGAAAATATAATGAAAATAATTACAAGGGAAGTATATGAAAGGATAACGAATCCCCCACCTGGATCAGCAAATATAGCCCAATGGTGTAAAAAAGAATCTTGTTGGAATGATGTTAAAAGTATTGAAATTGATTTAGAACCTATCAAAAAAATGTTTAAAGATAAAGAAGATGTACAATATGAACAAAAATCAGAAAAGCAACAAAAAGAATTAGACAATGGTATAGAAATTCAAGCATTTGTTATTCAAACCAATATTGAAGAATGGATACAATTATATGGATATTATATGACAAATAATAATTATAAATCTCTCACAATTACTCAAAGGGACATTTTAAAAAAATATTCGGAGGGCAGAATCTCGTTTCCATCTGAGAAACAGTCAAAGGTTCTATATAATTTATTTCAAAAAGCGGTTAAAGAAGGATGGGAAGTTATCTATAGTTAA
- a CDS encoding single-stranded DNA-binding protein has translation MDCMKFAIQEVENLIDGEIFLVKDLFKGYEWNRLSIGDRRSLGLLFLQEVKYGGLKGCIEVGLKSSANQQQYIKR, from the coding sequence ATGGATTGCATGAAATTCGCTATTCAAGAAGTTGAAAATTTAATCGATGGGGAGATATTTTTAGTCAAAGATTTATTTAAAGGCTATGAATGGAACCGTTTAAGCATTGGTGATAGACGTTCATTAGGTTTACTATTTTTACAGGAAGTAAAATATGGGGGACTCAAAGGTTGTATAGAAGTTGGTTTGAAAAGCAGTGCTAATCAACAACAATATATTAAGAGATAA
- a CDS encoding very short patch repair endonuclease has protein sequence MGEKLTKEQRRKNMQAIKSQSKLENMVSRELWKRGLRFRKNVKTLYGKPDIAIQKYKVVIFIDSCFWHACDLHGNIPKTNQEYWIRKLKRNKIRDLEVEKYYLYNDWHYKRVWEHELKKDFYKVINELESFIKERKTH, from the coding sequence ATGGGAGAAAAACTCACGAAAGAACAAAGACGAAAGAATATGCAAGCTATAAAATCACAATCCAAGTTAGAGAACATGGTTTCACGTGAACTTTGGAAAAGAGGACTTCGCTTCAGAAAGAATGTTAAAACCTTATATGGAAAGCCTGATATAGCAATTCAAAAATATAAAGTGGTTATCTTTATAGATTCTTGCTTTTGGCATGCTTGTGATCTTCATGGTAATATTCCTAAAACGAATCAAGAGTATTGGATTAGAAAATTAAAGAGAAACAAAATTAGAGATTTAGAAGTTGAAAAATATTATTTATATAATGACTGGCATTATAAGAGGGTTTGGGAGCATGAATTAAAGAAAGATTTTTATAAAGTTATAAATGAACTCGAGTCATTTATTAAAGAGAGAAAAACTCACTGA
- a CDS encoding DNA cytosine methyltransferase, with product MEKLKVIDLFAGAGGLSNGFEQTKSYEVVCAVELNKEALETYKANHKQNDKIIYRQDITTFFPNKEKELINIPQSELVVIGGPPCQGFSNANRQKNYLLSGNNKLVREFVRVIREIKPAGFLMENVKAMKSDKHKFFVTKNGIDTNNKFLEKYGVRTVKEHIILASFGDLETIDPHIIKEFLKKSHWPEPIFKLDEMLSKIRMIERAIKYKRSISFTKQSDSLLLHKMVMALKEFENKYKVTFKNTINLLLTLADKKNVLLENTNEINELIKLNRLLLHCKELNTEDIQYEIIVQKNRDTGLEIKAEVFSFNVVDYLLNIFRKELGYIVDDQVLTASNYGVPQERKRYMILGVNKEVNNILKIDFPKRLERIKDSLTVYDAIYSLKNYAPSNNVSGNNSFTIPLKERLKSESKLEKYYTAGFTRFKVSNHVTTESREISKNRFAQLKEGQNFHNLTDDLKSNYTDISRTQNTVYLRLKYSEPSRTVVNVRKSMWIHPEIDRALSIREAARLQSFPDYFVFKGRKDSQYQQIGNAVPPLMARAVAESMLKMLNREPKRKIGEELFEEVEGVLIY from the coding sequence ATGGAAAAGTTAAAAGTAATTGATTTATTTGCTGGAGCTGGGGGACTAAGCAACGGGTTCGAACAAACAAAAAGTTATGAAGTGGTATGTGCTGTAGAATTAAATAAAGAAGCTTTAGAAACATATAAAGCGAATCATAAACAAAATGATAAGATTATATATCGTCAGGATATAACCACTTTTTTTCCTAATAAAGAAAAAGAATTAATTAATATTCCTCAAAGTGAACTGGTTGTAATTGGTGGACCGCCTTGTCAAGGGTTTTCTAATGCAAATAGACAAAAAAATTATTTGTTATCAGGAAATAATAAGTTGGTTAGGGAGTTTGTAAGAGTCATAAGGGAAATAAAACCTGCTGGATTTTTAATGGAAAATGTTAAAGCTATGAAATCTGATAAGCATAAATTTTTTGTAACTAAAAATGGAATAGACACCAACAATAAATTTCTAGAAAAGTATGGTGTGAGGACTGTTAAAGAACATATTATATTAGCTAGTTTTGGAGATCTTGAAACAATTGATCCACATATAATAAAAGAATTCCTGAAAAAAAGTCATTGGCCTGAGCCTATATTTAAATTAGATGAAATGTTATCAAAAATAAGAATGATCGAACGTGCTATAAAATATAAAAGAAGTATTTCATTTACTAAACAATCAGATTCTCTTTTGTTACATAAAATGGTAATGGCATTAAAAGAATTTGAGAATAAGTATAAAGTAACTTTTAAGAATACAATTAATTTATTATTAACACTTGCAGATAAAAAAAATGTACTTTTAGAAAATACTAATGAAATAAATGAATTAATTAAACTAAATCGATTATTGTTGCATTGTAAAGAATTAAATACTGAAGACATACAATATGAAATCATTGTACAAAAAAATAGAGATACTGGGTTGGAAATAAAAGCTGAAGTATTTTCCTTTAACGTTGTTGATTATCTGTTAAATATATTTAGGAAAGAGCTTGGATATATAGTAGATGATCAAGTCTTAACAGCTTCAAATTATGGAGTACCTCAAGAAAGAAAAAGGTACATGATTTTAGGGGTTAACAAAGAAGTTAATAATATATTAAAGATTGATTTTCCGAAAAGACTTGAACGTATTAAAGATTCTCTAACAGTTTATGATGCTATATACAGTTTGAAAAATTATGCTCCATCAAATAATGTTTCTGGAAATAACTCCTTTACTATTCCGTTAAAAGAGCGTTTAAAAAGTGAAAGTAAATTAGAAAAATACTACACAGCTGGTTTTACTAGATTTAAAGTTTCGAATCATGTAACTACTGAAAGTCGTGAAATTAGTAAAAACAGATTTGCTCAATTAAAAGAAGGGCAAAACTTCCATAATCTAACGGATGATTTGAAATCAAATTATACTGATATTTCAAGAACTCAAAACACAGTATACTTAAGGTTAAAGTATAGTGAACCATCGAGAACAGTTGTTAATGTAAGGAAATCGATGTGGATTCACCCTGAAATAGACAGAGCATTGAGCATCAGAGAAGCAGCTCGTCTTCAATCATTTCCAGATTATTTTGTTTTTAAAGGAAGAAAAGACTCGCAATATCAACAAATTGGAAACGCAGTACCTCCGTTAATGGCAAGAGCAGTTGCAGAGTCAATGTTAAAAATGTTAAACCGAGAACCAAAAAGAAAAATTGGAGAGGAATTATTTGAAGAGGTGGAGGGAGTACTAATTTACTAA